A single genomic interval of Litoreibacter ponti harbors:
- a CDS encoding glutamine synthetase family protein — MPADWTDNLPPAVISYLGANRLDEVECVIADLPGIARGKAVPATKFARQSEFFLPNSIYFQTITGGWGEAAGEGGFTEPDMVLKPDMSTATVAPWTGDWTLQVIHDAFQQDGAPVPFAPRNVLKRVVELYRKEGWEPVVAPEMEFFLVARNINPAEAIAPMMGRSGRPAAARQAYSMSAVDEFGPVIDDIYDFAEAQGFEIDGITQEGGAGQLEINLRHGNPVKLADEIFYFKRLIREAALRHDCFATFMAKPIEGEPGSAMHIHHSIVDRETGRNIFSGPRGAETDQFMHFIAGLQTHLPSVIALLAPYVNSYRRYVKDHAAPINLEWGRDNRTTGLRVPVSEPIARRVENRLAGMDCNPYLGIAASLACGYLGLKAGQKPSKEFKGDAYDGETEIPRGLHSALDLFDNAKDLHEILHPDFARVYSIVKAAEYEEFLQVISPWEREHLLLNV, encoded by the coding sequence GTGCCAGCTGACTGGACAGACAATCTGCCGCCGGCGGTGATTTCGTATCTTGGGGCGAACCGGCTCGACGAGGTGGAATGCGTCATCGCCGATCTGCCCGGCATCGCCCGCGGCAAGGCGGTGCCTGCGACGAAATTTGCGCGCCAAAGTGAGTTTTTTCTGCCCAATTCGATCTACTTCCAGACCATTACCGGCGGCTGGGGCGAGGCTGCAGGCGAAGGCGGCTTTACAGAGCCTGACATGGTTCTGAAGCCCGACATGAGCACCGCCACCGTCGCGCCGTGGACCGGCGACTGGACGCTGCAAGTGATCCACGACGCCTTCCAGCAGGACGGCGCGCCGGTGCCCTTCGCCCCGCGCAACGTGCTCAAACGCGTGGTGGAATTATACCGTAAGGAAGGCTGGGAGCCGGTCGTCGCCCCCGAAATGGAATTTTTCCTCGTTGCGCGCAACATCAACCCGGCAGAGGCCATCGCGCCGATGATGGGCCGCTCCGGCCGCCCTGCCGCTGCGCGGCAGGCTTATTCCATGTCCGCCGTGGACGAGTTCGGCCCGGTCATCGACGACATCTACGACTTCGCCGAGGCCCAGGGATTCGAGATCGACGGCATCACCCAGGAAGGCGGAGCGGGGCAGCTCGAGATCAACCTGCGCCACGGCAACCCGGTCAAGCTCGCCGACGAGATTTTCTACTTCAAGCGGCTGATCCGCGAGGCCGCTCTGCGGCACGACTGTTTTGCGACCTTCATGGCCAAGCCGATCGAGGGCGAGCCGGGCAGTGCGATGCATATCCACCACTCGATCGTGGACCGCGAGACCGGGCGCAACATCTTCTCCGGGCCGCGCGGGGCGGAGACCGATCAGTTCATGCATTTCATCGCGGGGCTTCAGACCCACCTGCCCTCGGTCATCGCGCTGCTCGCGCCTTACGTGAACAGCTACCGACGTTACGTGAAAGACCACGCGGCCCCGATCAATCTTGAATGGGGCCGCGACAATCGCACCACGGGGCTGCGTGTGCCCGTGTCAGAGCCGATCGCCCGCCGGGTCGAAAACCGGCTGGCAGGCATGGATTGCAACCCCTATCTCGGGATCGCGGCCTCGCTTGCCTGCGGCTATCTGGGGCTGAAGGCCGGGCAAAAGCCGTCCAAGGAATTCAAGGGCGACGCCTATGATGGGGAGACGGAGATCCCCCGCGGCCTGCACTCGGCGCTGGATCTGTTCGACAACGCCAAGGATCTCCACGAGATCCTGCACCCCGACTTCGCCCGGGTGTATTCCATCGTGAAGGCCGCCGAATACGAGGAATTCCTGCAGGTCATCTCTCCGTGGGAGCGTGAGCATCTGCTTTTGAACGTATGA
- a CDS encoding NAD(P)/FAD-dependent oxidoreductase, translating to MSLLDKNDRPGTYPNSWYTATARPLSPFNPLRGEVRADLCVIGGGYTGLSAALHAAKAGLDVVLIDAQRVGFGASGRNGGQVQSGFNANQQALEKTLGNSDARKVWDLSQEAVALTRTLCETHAPDARFRPGIAHGHWSANSARQEQEYADYLAANYGYTSLEPLSRDALYDILRAPGYHGGTLDHGAGHLHPLRYAFGLARACTEAGVRIFETTRAHAIDGTTVRCDHGRVVADHVIQATNGYGTGLSRPTAARVMPINNFIVATEPLGARAEEVLRRDIAVSDDKFVVNYFRLSEDRRLLFGGGENYSYTFPADITAVVRKPLEQVFPQLSGVKIDYAWGGTLAITMSRLPHIAQVAPGVWSAAGYSGHGVALAGLTGKILAEAVSGEVDGAELLARLPTPRFPGGAALRSPILVLAMTWYALRDKLGI from the coding sequence ATGAGCCTGCTGGACAAAAACGACCGGCCCGGCACCTACCCGAACAGCTGGTACACCGCGACCGCGCGCCCGCTTTCCCCGTTCAATCCACTGCGGGGCGAAGTTCGCGCCGATCTTTGTGTGATCGGCGGCGGCTACACCGGGCTGTCGGCAGCCCTGCATGCGGCCAAGGCCGGGCTGGACGTCGTTTTGATCGACGCGCAACGGGTCGGCTTTGGCGCGTCCGGCCGCAATGGCGGGCAGGTGCAATCGGGGTTTAACGCCAACCAGCAAGCCCTTGAAAAGACGCTCGGAAACTCTGATGCGCGCAAGGTTTGGGACCTGTCGCAAGAGGCGGTCGCCCTGACCCGGACCCTGTGCGAGACCCATGCGCCCGACGCGCGCTTCCGACCGGGGATCGCGCACGGACATTGGTCCGCAAATAGCGCGCGCCAAGAACAGGAATATGCCGACTACCTCGCCGCGAATTACGGCTATACCAGTCTTGAACCCCTGTCGCGCGACGCGCTCTACGACATCCTGCGCGCGCCGGGCTACCATGGTGGCACGCTCGATCACGGGGCGGGTCATCTGCACCCGCTGCGCTACGCCTTCGGTCTGGCGCGCGCCTGCACAGAAGCCGGGGTGCGCATCTTCGAGACCACCCGCGCCCACGCAATCGACGGCACGACCGTGCGTTGCGATCACGGCCGGGTCGTGGCGGATCACGTGATCCAGGCGACGAATGGCTATGGCACAGGTCTGTCCCGCCCCACCGCCGCCCGGGTGATGCCGATCAACAATTTCATCGTCGCAACCGAACCGCTGGGTGCGCGGGCCGAGGAGGTGTTGCGCCGGGACATCGCGGTCAGCGACGACAAATTCGTGGTGAACTACTTCCGCCTGTCAGAGGATCGGCGGCTGCTGTTTGGCGGCGGCGAGAACTACAGCTACACCTTCCCCGCCGACATCACCGCGGTGGTGCGAAAACCGCTGGAACAGGTCTTCCCGCAATTGAGCGGCGTCAAGATTGACTACGCCTGGGGCGGCACGCTCGCGATCACCATGTCGCGCCTGCCCCATATCGCCCAGGTCGCCCCCGGTGTGTGGAGCGCGGCAGGCTATTCGGGCCACGGGGTCGCCTTGGCCGGGCTCACCGGCAAGATCCTCGCCGAGGCCGTATCGGGCGAGGTGGACGGCGCGGAATTGCTCGCACGCCTTCCCACCCCGCGCTTCCCCGGCGGAGCCGCCTTGCGCAGTCCGATTCTGGTTCTCGCGATGACGTGGTACGCTCTGCGGGACAAGTTGGGGATTTAA